In Mus musculus strain C57BL/6J chromosome 7 unlocalized genomic contig, GRCm38.p6 C57BL/6J MMCHR7_RANDOM_CTG1, one genomic interval encodes:
- the Vmn1r187 gene encoding vomeronasal 1 receptor Vmn1r187, with amino-acid sequence MEMLALQILLLCHVVVGTVGNILLFVHNFSQILTDSRLRPIQVILINLAVANAFMLLLFAYSYDLTDIVPRKPPTDLKCKLAYFFHLVARGTIMCSTCVLSTYQFVTLVPGTWARVMFSEISPKVVSYCCYSCWLFSVLNNAYMLMNVSGPQKSHNDSDSKGNSICSISGVSVDMNFLRFSHDIIFLSIMAWTSVSMVIHLNRHHQRMNHIHKVNQNNRGHAETRAAHTILMLVVTFVSSYTLNCISISFHISFVESCLWLRYVTKLLALSFPTISPLLLIFRDCKGHCSLRIMSVWKSI; translated from the coding sequence ATGGAAATGTTGGCTCTTCAGATCCTTTTGCTTTGCCATGTTGTGGTTGGGACTGTGGGcaacatccttctgtttgtccATAACTTCTCTCAAATCTTGACTGACTCCAGACTGAGGCCAATACAGGTCATTCTAATCAACTTGGCTGTAGCCAATGCATTCATGCTCCTTCTCTTTGCATATTCATATGATCTTACTGATAttgttcccaggaagcctccaaCTGACCTCAAATGTAAACTTGCATACTTCTTTCACCTGGTGGCTCGAGGCACAATCATGTGCTCCACCTGTGTCCTCAGTACATACCAGTTTGTCACTCTTGTTCCTGGTACCTGGGCTAGGGTCATGTTCAGCGAAATATCCCCCAAGGTTGTAAGCTATTGTTGTTACAGCTGCTGGTTGTTCAGTGTCTTAAATAATGCTTACATGCTAATGAATGTCAGTGGTCCACAGAAATCACACAATGACTCTGATTCTAAAGGCAATTCAATATGCTCCATCTCTGGGGTCAGTGTAGACATGAATTTCTTGCGGTTTTCCCATGACATCATATTCCTAAGCATCATGGcctggaccagtgtctccatggtgaTTCACCTAAACAGACACCACCAGAGAATGAACCACATACATAAGGTCAATCAAAACAACAGAGGCCATGCTGAGACCAGAGCAGCCCACACCATCCtgatgctggtggtcacatttgtgAGCTCATATACTCTAAATTGTATTAGTATTTCATTTCACATTTCCTTTGTGGAATCTTGTCTCTGGTTGAGGTATGTCACAAAACTCCTGGCTCTAAGCTTCCCCACCATTTCTCCCTTACTGTTGATATTTAGGGATTGTAAGGGTCATTGTTCTCTGCGCATCATGTCAGTATGGAAATCTATTTGA
- the Vmn1r187 gene encoding vomeronasal 1 receptor Vmn1r187 isoform X1, which translates to MKPSPGCLLKTMEMLALQILLLCHVVVGTVGNILLFVHNFSQILTDSRLRPIQVILINLAVANAFMLLLFAYSYDLTDIVPRKPPTDLKCKLAYFFHLVARGTIMCSTCVLSTYQFVTLVPGTWARVMFSEISPKVVSYCCYSCWLFSVLNNAYMLMNVSGPQKSHNDSDSKGNSICSISGVSVDMNFLRFSHDIIFLSIMAWTSVSMVIHLNRHHQRMNHIHKVNQNNRGHAETRAAHTILMLVVTFVSSYTLNCISISFHISFVESCLWLRYVTKLLALSFPTISPLLLIFRDCKGHCSLRIMSVWKSI; encoded by the coding sequence ATGAAGCCATCTCCAGGTTGTCTCCTGAAAACCATGGAAATGTTGGCTCTTCAGATCCTTTTGCTTTGCCATGTTGTGGTTGGGACTGTGGGcaacatccttctgtttgtccATAACTTCTCTCAAATCTTGACTGACTCCAGACTGAGGCCAATACAGGTCATTCTAATCAACTTGGCTGTAGCCAATGCATTCATGCTCCTTCTCTTTGCATATTCATATGATCTTACTGATAttgttcccaggaagcctccaaCTGACCTCAAATGTAAACTTGCATACTTCTTTCACCTGGTGGCTCGAGGCACAATCATGTGCTCCACCTGTGTCCTCAGTACATACCAGTTTGTCACTCTTGTTCCTGGTACCTGGGCTAGGGTCATGTTCAGCGAAATATCCCCCAAGGTTGTAAGCTATTGTTGTTACAGCTGCTGGTTGTTCAGTGTCTTAAATAATGCTTACATGCTAATGAATGTCAGTGGTCCACAGAAATCACACAATGACTCTGATTCTAAAGGCAATTCAATATGCTCCATCTCTGGGGTCAGTGTAGACATGAATTTCTTGCGGTTTTCCCATGACATCATATTCCTAAGCATCATGGcctggaccagtgtctccatggtgaTTCACCTAAACAGACACCACCAGAGAATGAACCACATACATAAGGTCAATCAAAACAACAGAGGCCATGCTGAGACCAGAGCAGCCCACACCATCCtgatgctggtggtcacatttgtgAGCTCATATACTCTAAATTGTATTAGTATTTCATTTCACATTTCCTTTGTGGAATCTTGTCTCTGGTTGAGGTATGTCACAAAACTCCTGGCTCTAAGCTTCCCCACCATTTCTCCCTTACTGTTGATATTTAGGGATTGTAAGGGTCATTGTTCTCTGCGCATCATGTCAGTATGGAAATCTATTTGA